The DNA window TAGTGGAAAATATGTACTTTACATTTGAGTGGTAATTTTGATAGAAGAGAGCCATGCCTCGTCAAGCCCGATTAGACGCTCCTGGAACCCTGCACCATGTGATGATTCGAGGAATCGAAGGCAAGGGGATCTTTCGGGATACCCAGGACCGGAAAGACTTTGTCACTCGTTTAGGAGACCTATCTGGGAACTGGGGGACGTCCATAAAATTATAAGTTGACAGCCCGGTCGGGGCTTAACATATACATATAATGCCGCCGCTCAGCCCTTGTTAAAACACGACATCCAGCAGCGTGCCTTTATGAAGCATAATGCGATTGATGCGGCAACTCAGCTTGAAGATTTGGGTCTACCGCCATCAAACCGACTTGAGGCTTTGAAGGGAGAACGTAAAGGGCAATGGGGCATTCGCATTAACGATCAGTGGCGTATTTGTTTTGAATGGCGCAATGGGAATGCAGAACAGGTCGAAATCGTTGATTATCACTGAGGAGGTCGGCATGAACAAAAAGCGTATTTCTCCAGTACACCCTGGGGTATATCTAAAAGAGTTGCTTGGCGAGTTAAAATTGTCACAATACCGACTCGCCCGGGAGTTAGGCGTGCCCGCTATGCGTATCAATCATATTGTGAATGGTAAACGTCCGGTAACAGCGGAGATTGCCTTGCGTCTGGGGCGCTATTTCGGGCAAAACCCGCGCTATTGGATAAACCTGCAAAGTCGGTATGATATGGATGTTGCCGAAGATGCGTTGTCCGACCAGGTGGCACGTGAAGTGCGTCCCTTGCTGGCATCCGCTTGATCTGAGAGAGAGGAACCTGTTGCCTTAGTGAGGGAATATGGAAGAACTTTCCTTACCCTGCAGAAGAAGATTATTTTTTGGGCTCCAAGCCATCATAAAGGCCTTTCCCATCCCCAGTTTCGGTCATCCTGCGCATAGCCTTGAACCATCTTACTCTCAAGATCCAACCGGATGGCTTCGAATGTTGCCGAATCCATATCTTCCGGAACAAAGATTGGGTCTTCCCACCGAATGAGAATCCGGCTGAAGGGTTTAGGGATCAAGAACCGGTCCCAACTGTGCGTGATCCAGGCACGATCTACGGAAATGTACACCGGGAAAATGGCCGCTCGGGATAATTGGGCCATCCGAATCAGCCCTGCCTTTACAACACCCTTCGGTCCTTGGGGGCCGTCGACTGCATGAACAGCGATGGGATTAAGTGCCAGGTCTTCGATTATAGCGGCGAGAGCTTCCTTCCCCCCGCGGGAACTGGATCCCCGAACAGGGCGAAAACCAAGGCGCATGGCTATTTGGGCGATCATTTCTCCATCCCGGCTCTGGCTGATGATGACAGAAGGGGCAAGGGTACTGAACTTTTTGGCATAACCAATAGCCCCGAAAAAGCGTTGATGCCAAAAAGCACCGATGGCTTTTCCACCGTTTTTCAGGTGGTTTAAAAGGGTGTCCTCATTGACAACCCGAATCCGAACCAGCGAAAGGTAGAAGCGGATAAGGTAATACGCCAACGGGATTCCAATAATTCTCATGAAGGCATTGATTTGAGGTTTGACCATGAAAGATATCTTCCGCTGAAAAAGATGATCTTTTCAGAATTATATTATTTTACACCTAATACCCATGGAAACCAAACAATTTCCCAACGACATGCGC is part of the Deltaproteobacteria bacterium genome and encodes:
- a CDS encoding type II toxin-antitoxin system RelE/ParE family toxin, which translates into the protein MLKHDIQQRAFMKHNAIDAATQLEDLGLPPSNRLEALKGERKGQWGIRINDQWRICFEWRNGNAEQVEIVDYH
- a CDS encoding HigA family addiction module antitoxin, with protein sequence MNKKRISPVHPGVYLKELLGELKLSQYRLARELGVPAMRINHIVNGKRPVTAEIALRLGRYFGQNPRYWINLQSRYDMDVAEDALSDQVAREVRPLLASA
- a CDS encoding lysophospholipid acyltransferase family protein: MVKPQINAFMRIIGIPLAYYLIRFYLSLVRIRVVNEDTLLNHLKNGGKAIGAFWHQRFFGAIGYAKKFSTLAPSVIISQSRDGEMIAQIAMRLGFRPVRGSSSRGGKEALAAIIEDLALNPIAVHAVDGPQGPKGVVKAGLIRMAQLSRAAIFPVYISVDRAWITHSWDRFLIPKPFSRILIRWEDPIFVPEDMDSATFEAIRLDLESKMVQGYAQDDRNWGWERPL